The Neochlamydia sp. S13 genome has a segment encoding these proteins:
- a CDS encoding chorismate-binding protein, whose amino-acid sequence MRLARQDWRCFIESGSLIRLNKDNYLIGWGTRTWLENIYESPSPFFYFPDFFLSSPCPWFQHKYTAIVSYHELLAAMHTYPATPLPLSWKNPYLAHFENTCKELHTHFYNKKLKKAVPYIFEESLSTMTPDRLGSSLKHLINYVKDQQLHVYGYWEETEGILGASPEILFNYHNASEGLIETVACAGTKRYRDSDSIFIQDSKELYEHQVVIEGIQESLSSLGVVTIGELQILQLPKISHLMTPIQLKMKGPSNFLALVKALHPTPALGAFPKEEGRKWLHLYNDKIDRWRYGAPVGCLFDNKRQARCIVGIRNVQWNSQGAKIGAGCGIVPASQWHHEWQEINLKLLSTKEMIAL is encoded by the coding sequence ATGAGGCTGGCCAGGCAAGATTGGCGCTGCTTTATAGAATCGGGGAGCCTAATTCGCCTAAATAAAGATAATTATTTGATTGGCTGGGGAACACGTACCTGGTTAGAAAACATTTATGAGTCACCAAGCCCTTTTTTTTATTTTCCTGATTTTTTTCTATCCTCCCCTTGCCCTTGGTTCCAGCACAAATATACAGCTATCGTCAGCTACCATGAACTTCTAGCCGCTATGCATACATATCCCGCTACGCCTCTACCTTTAAGCTGGAAAAATCCTTACTTAGCTCATTTTGAAAATACTTGTAAAGAATTGCACACTCATTTTTACAATAAAAAATTAAAAAAAGCTGTGCCCTATATATTTGAAGAAAGTTTAAGCACTATGACACCAGATAGATTAGGCAGTTCTCTTAAGCATTTAATTAATTATGTAAAAGATCAGCAACTCCATGTATATGGATATTGGGAAGAGACAGAAGGAATATTAGGAGCTTCTCCTGAAATATTATTCAACTATCATAATGCTTCTGAAGGGCTGATCGAAACAGTAGCTTGCGCAGGTACTAAAAGATATAGGGACTCTGACTCTATTTTCATCCAGGATTCAAAGGAATTATATGAGCATCAGGTGGTCATTGAAGGCATACAAGAATCTTTATCTTCTTTAGGAGTAGTAACCATTGGAGAATTACAAATATTACAGCTTCCTAAAATTTCTCATCTTATGACACCTATCCAATTGAAAATGAAGGGACCTTCAAATTTTTTAGCCCTTGTAAAAGCTTTACATCCTACGCCTGCGTTAGGGGCTTTTCCTAAAGAAGAAGGGAGGAAATGGTTACATTTATACAATGACAAGATCGATCGCTGGCGTTATGGTGCCCCTGTAGGCTGCCTTTTCGATAATAAAAGGCAAGCTAGATGCATTGTAGGCATTCGTAATGTTCAATGGAATAGCCAAGGGGCAAAAATTGGAGCAGGCTGTGGAATTGTACCCGCTAGCCAATGGCACCATGAATGGCAAGAAATTAATTTAAAGCTTCTTTCGACCAAAGAGATGATAGCATTATGA
- the menD gene encoding 2-succinyl-5-enolpyruvyl-6-hydroxy-3-cyclohexene-1-carboxylic-acid synthase yields MNMDLLPKKDNEKLVIQVLQELIYRGVKEICICPGGRNVPFITALEKTEQFKLYYWPEERSAAFFALGRSKLMHRPTAVLTTSGTAVGELLPAAMEAYYTGIPLILLTADRPRRFRGTGSPQTAEQVGIFGHYAVFEQDIAAGEPCTLQKWKQNGAAHINVCLEEPLNQNFSAWEELDNRCTKVAHQKGDIEAAKAALDQFIQKNKYPFVVVGGLSCQARPATVKFLADYQAPVYLEAASGLRENPYLRTLSITRGDNIWKAAEKAGYPIDGILRIGGIPTFRLWRDLEELKGRINVCSISELPFPGLSWGLNYSVSLHEFFSVYQYSYAINKSCSSWLKEDQRYQSKLLALLKEEPQSEASLIYHLSKQIASSSLVYLGNSLPIREWDAYATREEEHENIFANRGLNGIDGQLSTFLGMCSCRQQNWGIMGDLTTLYDLAAPWILEQLKEIDLNLLVINNGGGKIFAHLHANKRIQNQHCLRFKALADLWNMRYEHYTHLPNSISYGGHRLVEIVPNEQATMRFWNCVESL; encoded by the coding sequence ATGAATATGGACCTCCTTCCTAAGAAAGATAATGAAAAGCTAGTTATACAAGTCCTGCAAGAGCTGATTTATAGAGGTGTTAAAGAAATATGTATCTGCCCTGGCGGCCGTAATGTCCCTTTTATCACTGCTTTGGAGAAAACGGAGCAGTTTAAACTTTATTATTGGCCCGAAGAACGTTCAGCTGCATTTTTTGCTTTAGGGCGTAGCAAGCTTATGCATCGCCCCACAGCAGTTTTAACTACCTCGGGAACAGCAGTCGGTGAGCTTTTGCCAGCTGCCATGGAGGCTTATTATACTGGCATACCTTTGATTTTATTAACAGCCGATCGCCCCCGCCGTTTTCGCGGCACAGGATCGCCCCAGACAGCTGAGCAAGTAGGCATATTTGGCCATTATGCTGTCTTTGAACAAGACATTGCCGCTGGCGAGCCCTGTACACTTCAAAAGTGGAAACAAAATGGGGCAGCTCATATAAATGTTTGCTTAGAAGAACCCCTCAATCAAAATTTTAGCGCATGGGAAGAGCTAGATAATAGATGTACAAAAGTGGCCCATCAAAAGGGGGACATAGAGGCTGCAAAAGCAGCTCTGGATCAATTTATCCAAAAAAATAAATATCCTTTTGTAGTGGTGGGGGGGCTATCTTGCCAGGCAAGGCCAGCTACCGTAAAATTTTTAGCTGATTATCAAGCTCCTGTTTATCTAGAAGCAGCCTCAGGCCTACGAGAAAATCCTTACTTGCGTACGCTAAGCATAACGCGAGGTGATAACATATGGAAGGCCGCTGAAAAGGCAGGCTATCCAATTGATGGGATTTTACGCATAGGTGGCATTCCCACCTTCCGTCTATGGCGCGATTTAGAAGAGCTTAAAGGTAGAATAAACGTTTGTTCGATCAGCGAATTACCTTTCCCAGGTTTAAGCTGGGGCTTAAACTACTCGGTATCCTTGCACGAATTTTTTTCTGTTTATCAATATAGCTATGCTATAAATAAATCTTGTAGCTCATGGCTAAAGGAAGACCAGCGTTATCAAAGTAAACTTTTAGCATTATTAAAAGAAGAGCCTCAATCTGAGGCTTCTCTTATTTATCATTTATCTAAGCAAATTGCCTCTTCCTCCTTAGTGTACTTGGGCAATAGCCTGCCCATACGAGAATGGGACGCTTATGCCACACGAGAGGAAGAACATGAAAATATTTTTGCTAATCGTGGATTGAATGGTATTGATGGTCAACTTTCTACTTTTCTAGGAATGTGTTCTTGCCGCCAGCAAAATTGGGGGATTATGGGCGATTTAACCACTCTTTATGATCTTGCAGCACCTTGGATATTAGAACAGTTGAAAGAAATAGATCTTAATCTCCTGGTCATTAATAATGGTGGGGGGAAAATTTTTGCCCACTTGCACGCAAATAAACGGATACAAAACCAACATTGCCTTCGTTTTAAAGCTCTTGCAGATTTATGGAATATGCGCTATGAGCATTACACCCATCTACCCAACAGTATATCTTATGGGGGACACCGGTTGGTTGAAATTGTGCCAAATGAACAAGCAACTATGCGCTTTTGGAATTGTGTAGAAAGTTTATGA
- a CDS encoding alpha/beta fold hydrolase, with amino-acid sequence MTKIHALHGFLGLPTDWQRFNLPNLHAYSLRHSSLAPAADGLWGWAKRFNRLAQPRHDDILMGYSLGGRLAMHALVDNPNQWRAGIIISAHPGLTSKKEKIRRLQADKAWADRFGNDPWQDVIRDWNCQAVFGGKSFPVKRSEHQFLRKNLQDQLRFFSTGHQDDLSEALKGLPLPILWISGQLDTKFLAKAHELTFSHPLSRVESIAHAGHRALWEQSILFLKIIQSFIQEVLSCP; translated from the coding sequence ATGACTAAAATTCATGCCCTTCATGGTTTTTTAGGCCTTCCCACCGATTGGCAAAGGTTTAACCTTCCTAATTTACATGCATATAGCCTTAGACACTCTTCTCTTGCTCCTGCTGCTGATGGGCTATGGGGATGGGCCAAGCGTTTTAACCGTTTGGCTCAGCCAAGGCATGATGACATTCTAATGGGCTATTCGTTAGGAGGAAGGTTAGCAATGCATGCTTTAGTGGATAATCCTAACCAGTGGCGTGCAGGAATTATCATCTCAGCTCACCCAGGATTGACTTCCAAAAAAGAGAAGATAAGGAGACTACAAGCTGATAAGGCCTGGGCCGATCGTTTTGGAAATGATCCCTGGCAAGATGTTATACGAGATTGGAATTGCCAAGCTGTTTTCGGGGGTAAAAGCTTTCCGGTCAAGCGCTCAGAACATCAGTTTTTACGTAAAAATTTACAAGATCAACTGAGGTTTTTTTCCACAGGCCATCAGGATGACTTATCTGAAGCTTTAAAAGGCTTGCCCCTTCCTATCCTTTGGATCAGCGGACAATTAGACACCAAATTTTTAGCTAAGGCGCATGAACTTACTTTTTCTCATCCCTTATCACGTGTGGAGAGCATCGCGCATGCTGGACATCGAGCTCTCTGGGAGCAATCCATTCTTTTTCTTAAAATTATTCAATCATTTATTCAAGAGGTTTTATCATGTCCGTAA
- the menB gene encoding 1,4-dihydroxy-2-naphthoyl-CoA synthase, which yields MSVTSFLWTSIKQYVDIKLERTEEGIAKITINRPEVRNAFRPETVIEMQDAFEVCRNESSIGVVILTGEGKEAFCAGGDQRVRGDEGYIGADGVARLNVLDLQKQIRSLPKPVVAMVAGYAIGGGHVLHIVCDLTIASDNARFGQVGPRVGSFDGGLGCSYLARIVGQKKAREIWYLCRQYNAQQALEMGLVNCVVPYEELEQETIRWCREMLQHSPLALRCLKSALNADCDGQVGLLELAGNATMLYYMTEEAQEGKKAFLEKRPPDFSTFPRLP from the coding sequence ATGTCCGTAACGTCATTTCTTTGGACGTCTATTAAACAATATGTGGATATCAAATTAGAAAGAACAGAAGAGGGTATTGCTAAAATAACTATCAATCGTCCTGAGGTACGCAATGCCTTTCGGCCCGAGACTGTTATAGAAATGCAAGATGCTTTTGAAGTCTGCCGTAATGAATCTTCTATTGGTGTTGTTATATTAACAGGGGAGGGAAAAGAGGCTTTCTGTGCTGGTGGCGACCAACGCGTTAGAGGAGATGAAGGGTATATCGGCGCCGATGGAGTGGCTCGTCTCAATGTATTGGATTTACAAAAGCAGATTCGTTCTTTACCTAAGCCTGTTGTGGCTATGGTAGCAGGCTATGCTATAGGAGGAGGACATGTCCTACATATAGTATGTGATTTGACTATCGCTAGCGATAACGCTCGTTTTGGGCAAGTGGGTCCACGTGTAGGCTCTTTTGATGGAGGCTTAGGCTGCAGCTATTTAGCTCGTATTGTCGGCCAAAAGAAAGCGCGTGAGATTTGGTATCTTTGCCGCCAATATAATGCGCAGCAAGCCTTAGAAATGGGGCTGGTAAATTGTGTGGTTCCTTATGAAGAGCTCGAACAAGAAACTATTCGCTGGTGCCGCGAAATGCTACAGCATTCTCCTCTAGCATTACGCTGTTTAAAATCGGCTCTTAATGCCGATTGCGACGGCCAAGTGGGCCTTTTAGAACTGGCCGGAAATGCTACAATGTTATATTACATGACTGAAGAAGCCCAAGAAGGAAAAAAAGCTTTTTTAGAAAAACGGCCACCTGATTTTTCTACTTTTCCTAGGCTGCCTTAA
- the menA gene encoding 1,4-dihydroxy-2-naphthoate octaprenyltransferase has protein sequence MMNGNFLKKPARWQAFTWAARPKTLILVVVPIFVGTLLALNYTSYFKGIAFASALLAGLFIQVAVNLINDALDFKKGADNAARLGPERATQKGWLSFHEVLYGGYFCLALAFIIGMPMIMQGGILFLILLIVASILAYGYTGGPFPLAYYGLGEFFVIIFFGIIGTQAGFYLQAGKVSEKAFLAGLQIGLLAAAVNAINNLRDIESDEKAKKITVAVKFGKTFARLEITLLILLPYFLSLLWSDLGFYKAGLLPFVTLPLGFTLIRCIWFYEPSKIYNTFLGMAALLNLFFGVCLSLGFWLQ, from the coding sequence ATGATGAATGGTAACTTTCTTAAAAAGCCAGCTAGATGGCAGGCTTTTACTTGGGCTGCTCGCCCTAAGACATTGATATTAGTTGTTGTTCCTATCTTTGTCGGAACTTTACTTGCCCTTAATTATACTTCCTATTTTAAAGGAATAGCGTTTGCTTCAGCTTTGCTAGCAGGCCTTTTCATTCAAGTCGCTGTAAATCTAATTAATGATGCTCTCGATTTTAAAAAAGGGGCTGATAACGCAGCGAGATTAGGGCCGGAGCGCGCGACACAAAAAGGCTGGCTGAGTTTCCATGAAGTATTATATGGCGGATATTTTTGTCTAGCTCTGGCCTTTATAATAGGCATGCCTATGATCATGCAAGGCGGTATCCTTTTTTTAATTTTGCTTATCGTTGCCTCGATACTAGCTTACGGCTATACGGGGGGGCCCTTTCCCTTAGCTTATTATGGGCTAGGAGAATTTTTTGTGATAATTTTTTTTGGAATTATAGGAACCCAAGCGGGTTTTTATTTGCAAGCTGGTAAAGTTTCAGAAAAAGCTTTTTTGGCTGGTTTGCAGATTGGTTTATTAGCAGCCGCAGTTAATGCTATCAATAATCTACGGGATATAGAGAGTGATGAAAAGGCAAAAAAAATAACGGTTGCAGTAAAATTTGGGAAAACTTTTGCCCGTTTAGAGATCACCCTTTTAATTCTTTTGCCTTATTTTTTAAGCTTGCTTTGGAGTGATCTAGGGTTTTACAAGGCCGGACTCTTGCCCTTCGTGACCTTGCCTTTAGGTTTTACTCTTATACGCTGCATTTGGTTTTATGAACCCTCTAAAATCTATAATACTTTTCTAGGAATGGCTGCTTTATTAAACCTATTCTTTGGGGTGTGCTTGTCGCTAGGCTTTTGGTTGCAATGA
- a CDS encoding enolase C-terminal domain-like protein, with the protein MKIQHSFYELTSKQPIQSKILHSLRRGALLKVTFEDGIVGYADCHPWEELGDLSLQQQLDLLQKGKCTRLTAQSIYFAHADAKARANKRNLLESVKIPMSHYLMAHLDASSIVNLQKAWKNGFTFFKVKLGHNLSLEEDIFAEMAHLFPNAKWRLDFNAKLNAEQFWSFMERLPVPKTSIDYIEDPFPFTYKAWKKAFETFKVPLAADEFFKSAYGQPEAAQVLIMKPAIQRLKQVDIRQRLIVTSYLDHPLGQMSAAYIASLTTSEPCGLLSHHIYQDNPFSERINNRGPFLQPVQGYGLGFDELLASQHFE; encoded by the coding sequence ATGAAAATCCAACATTCCTTTTATGAATTAACTAGCAAACAGCCTATTCAATCAAAAATCCTTCACTCTTTAAGGCGCGGAGCGTTGTTGAAAGTAACTTTTGAAGATGGTATTGTAGGCTATGCAGACTGCCACCCCTGGGAAGAGCTAGGCGATTTATCTTTGCAGCAGCAACTTGATTTATTGCAAAAGGGAAAATGTACACGTCTAACAGCCCAATCTATTTATTTTGCTCACGCGGATGCAAAAGCGCGCGCGAATAAACGAAATTTATTAGAAAGTGTTAAAATTCCTATGAGCCATTATCTGATGGCTCATTTGGATGCCTCCAGTATTGTTAATCTTCAAAAGGCGTGGAAAAATGGCTTTACTTTTTTTAAAGTAAAATTAGGTCATAATCTTTCTTTAGAAGAAGATATCTTTGCAGAGATGGCTCATTTGTTTCCTAATGCCAAATGGCGATTAGACTTTAATGCTAAATTAAATGCAGAACAATTTTGGTCCTTCATGGAACGCTTACCTGTTCCTAAAACATCTATTGATTACATAGAAGATCCCTTTCCTTTTACCTATAAAGCTTGGAAAAAAGCATTTGAAACCTTCAAGGTGCCTTTAGCAGCGGATGAATTTTTTAAAAGCGCCTATGGACAGCCTGAAGCTGCCCAGGTATTGATCATGAAGCCAGCTATACAAAGATTGAAGCAGGTAGATATTAGACAGCGTTTGATAGTAACTTCTTATTTGGATCATCCTTTAGGGCAAATGAGTGCAGCTTATATAGCTTCACTTACTACATCAGAGCCCTGCGGGCTCTTATCTCATCATATTTATCAGGATAATCCTTTTTCAGAAAGGATAAACAATCGGGGCCCCTTTTTACAACCTGTACAAGGTTATGGTCTGGGCTTTGATGAGCTTCTTGCAAGCCAACATTTTGAATAA